One region of Pseudoalteromonas luteoviolacea genomic DNA includes:
- the ppc gene encoding phosphoenolpyruvate carboxylase — translation MDQQYTNLRRNVSLLGECLGATIEHAQGSELLEKVEQIRHLAKASRGGDHQAREMLIDTLKALSNEELLPVCRAFNHFLNLANVAEQYHTISKSGAPKGSFDTIEGTIKELAEHLDEGKCSREDALQVLSTVQIELVLTAHPTEVTRRTIISKHVELSDCLKELESLECSVVERDTILARIAQLICQAWHTNEIRDNRPTPLEEAKWGFAVVENSLWHAIPQFVSELSKMAKQYLDIDLPQSFSPVKLASWMGGDRDGNPNVTAKVTQSVLDHGRWMALDLYYRDLDKLSAELSMSGANKPLLMRTGETSEPYRALLKSLKKDVRETIDFLESKIKGLPTSCRDKIKDTEQLKEPLLICFNSLNELGMEVVANGLLLDVLRRLNCFGVNLCQLDIRQDSARHTEVLSELTRYLGVGDYAQWSEQDKQAFLLSELSSRRPIIPKHWRPSDAVREVVDTFDVIAQQDRASLGIYIISMAQYASDVLAVQLLLKESGVGFNLPVAPLFETLDDLNRADKVMTELFSSSWYKGHLSHQQYVMIGYSDSAKDAGMMAAGWAQYRAMESLIELGEKHGIKMKLFHGRGGTIGRGGAPARQALRSQPPGSLKYGLRVTEQGEMIRFKFGLTPVAIQSLSLYASAIIENNLFPPPKPKTQWREAMDLLSEASCERYRKYVRNTPDFVSYFRSATPEIELAKLPLGSRPAKRNPKGGIESLRAIPWIFAWSQNRLMLPAWLGANEGLKAVLNLGGEALIEEMSELWPFFRTRLEMLEMVFCKSDLWLSEYYDERLVPENLQIIGKQLRAELNETTEQVIRLAPKGSLLSAQPWIKESISLRNPYTDPLNLLQVELLKRTRDTDTPNLDSALMITMMGIAAGLRNTG, via the coding sequence ATGGATCAGCAATATACAAATCTTCGCCGTAATGTGAGCCTACTGGGTGAATGTCTAGGTGCAACCATAGAGCATGCTCAAGGCTCGGAACTACTAGAAAAAGTGGAACAGATCAGGCATTTGGCAAAGGCCTCGAGAGGTGGCGATCATCAAGCCAGAGAAATGCTAATTGATACGCTTAAGGCGCTGAGTAATGAGGAGTTGTTACCAGTGTGCAGAGCATTTAATCATTTCCTAAACTTGGCGAACGTGGCTGAACAATATCATACGATATCCAAATCAGGAGCTCCCAAAGGATCGTTCGACACCATTGAAGGCACAATCAAAGAACTGGCTGAGCATCTTGATGAAGGTAAATGCTCTCGAGAAGATGCCTTGCAAGTGTTGTCGACTGTGCAAATCGAACTAGTCTTAACTGCCCACCCAACAGAGGTCACGCGACGTACCATCATCAGTAAGCATGTTGAGCTAAGTGATTGCTTAAAGGAGCTTGAAAGTCTCGAATGTTCAGTTGTAGAACGAGATACCATTTTAGCTCGGATAGCACAGTTAATCTGTCAAGCATGGCACACGAATGAAATCAGGGATAATCGTCCCACGCCACTAGAGGAAGCTAAGTGGGGGTTTGCTGTTGTGGAAAACAGTTTGTGGCATGCAATACCGCAGTTTGTAAGTGAACTCAGCAAGATGGCTAAGCAGTATCTGGACATTGATTTACCGCAAAGCTTTTCACCTGTTAAATTGGCTTCTTGGATGGGGGGGGACAGAGATGGCAACCCTAATGTAACGGCGAAAGTGACTCAGAGTGTGCTAGATCACGGTCGCTGGATGGCGCTAGACCTATATTATCGAGACTTGGATAAGTTGAGTGCAGAGTTATCTATGAGCGGTGCCAATAAGCCGCTACTTATGCGTACAGGTGAGACGAGTGAACCGTATAGAGCTTTGCTTAAAAGCTTAAAAAAAGATGTACGTGAAACGATTGATTTCTTAGAAAGTAAAATTAAAGGCCTGCCCACTTCCTGCCGAGACAAAATCAAAGATACAGAGCAACTAAAAGAGCCATTGTTAATTTGTTTTAACTCATTAAATGAGTTGGGTATGGAGGTCGTGGCCAATGGTTTGTTATTAGATGTACTAAGGCGTTTGAACTGCTTTGGTGTGAACTTGTGTCAACTTGATATTCGCCAAGACTCTGCGCGCCATACAGAAGTGCTTTCCGAGTTAACAAGATATTTGGGTGTTGGAGATTATGCACAGTGGTCTGAGCAAGACAAACAAGCGTTCTTGTTGTCTGAATTAAGTTCTAGGCGACCAATCATTCCAAAACATTGGCGTCCGAGCGATGCGGTTAGAGAAGTGGTAGATACATTTGATGTTATTGCACAGCAAGACCGTGCATCGTTAGGTATTTACATTATTTCTATGGCGCAATATGCGTCGGATGTACTCGCAGTTCAACTTTTGTTAAAAGAGAGTGGTGTAGGGTTTAATTTACCTGTTGCTCCATTGTTCGAGACGTTGGATGACTTGAATCGTGCAGATAAGGTCATGACTGAGCTGTTTAGCTCGAGCTGGTATAAAGGCCATTTATCCCATCAACAATATGTCATGATTGGTTATTCAGACTCTGCGAAAGATGCTGGGATGATGGCGGCTGGTTGGGCGCAATATCGAGCGATGGAATCTCTTATTGAACTGGGTGAGAAGCATGGAATTAAAATGAAGTTATTCCATGGACGCGGCGGCACTATTGGTCGAGGTGGGGCTCCTGCCCGCCAAGCTCTGAGGTCTCAACCTCCAGGTTCATTAAAGTATGGTTTAAGGGTGACGGAACAGGGAGAAATGATCCGCTTTAAATTTGGTCTCACGCCGGTTGCAATTCAGAGCTTATCTTTATATGCCAGTGCAATTATTGAGAACAATTTATTTCCCCCACCAAAACCAAAAACACAATGGCGAGAGGCTATGGACCTACTTAGTGAGGCATCATGTGAAAGGTATCGCAAATATGTGCGAAATACGCCTGATTTTGTCTCATATTTTAGAAGTGCAACGCCAGAAATTGAATTAGCAAAATTGCCATTAGGCTCGCGCCCTGCAAAACGAAATCCAAAGGGGGGAATAGAGAGCCTCAGAGCAATACCTTGGATTTTCGCTTGGAGTCAAAATCGTTTGATGTTACCGGCTTGGCTTGGCGCTAATGAAGGTTTGAAAGCGGTTCTGAATTTAGGTGGTGAAGCACTGATTGAAGAAATGAGCGAACTTTGGCCATTTTTCAGAACTCGGCTAGAAATGCTTGAAATGGTGTTCTGTAAATCCGATCTGTGGTTATCTGAGTATTATGACGAACGCTTGGTACCTGAAAACTTACAAATTATTGGCAAACAGCTACGAGCTGAGCTTAATGAAACAACTGAGCAAGTCATCCGCTTGGCGCCAAAGGGGAGCTTATTGTCTGCTCAGCCATGGATTAAAGAGTCAATTTCATTAAGAAATCCATACACGGATCCTCTCAACTTATTGCAAGTAGAGCTGCTTAAGCGGACGCGTGATACTGATACTCCTAACCTAGATAGCGCATTGATGATCACTATGATGGGGATCGCTGCAGGTTTACGTAATACAGGCTAA
- the cdd gene encoding cytidine deaminase, which produces MVIKDNKTEEYIFDIAKQYNGILHTQIVLELTEQLQCNVEQLQQALLPVAAKFSQAPISQFFVGAVAFDKVTGNLYLGANLEFKHQALSLVVHAEQAAINNAWINGAQEITSIAINAAPCGFCRQFMNELSSAGDLTILLPNGKYSLSELLPCDFGPNDLGNASSLMANTVSNLKIDLPISDTLKQHLRFAYVPYTENLCAAELVLTDGRAFYGRYAENAAYSPSLSPMNSVLSQLALSGELLDEANVERITLVERAGYENQKSVAQAVLTSLKGNVPLIHHVF; this is translated from the coding sequence ATGGTAATAAAAGACAACAAAACAGAAGAATATATTTTCGATATCGCGAAGCAATACAATGGCATATTGCATACGCAAATCGTTCTAGAATTGACAGAGCAGCTTCAGTGTAATGTTGAGCAACTACAGCAAGCCTTGTTGCCAGTCGCCGCAAAATTTTCCCAAGCACCTATCTCACAATTTTTTGTTGGCGCTGTGGCCTTCGATAAAGTCACGGGTAATTTATACCTCGGAGCAAATTTAGAATTTAAACATCAGGCATTGTCTTTGGTTGTACATGCTGAACAAGCAGCCATTAATAACGCGTGGATAAATGGGGCTCAAGAAATCACTTCAATTGCGATTAATGCTGCGCCTTGTGGGTTCTGTCGTCAGTTTATGAATGAGTTAAGCTCTGCTGGAGATTTAACAATATTACTCCCGAATGGGAAATATTCCCTGAGTGAGTTGCTGCCATGTGACTTTGGCCCAAATGATCTAGGAAATGCATCTTCGTTAATGGCCAACACTGTTTCTAATTTAAAGATCGATTTACCTATTTCTGATACTCTCAAACAGCATTTACGCTTTGCGTATGTGCCATATACAGAAAATTTATGCGCTGCAGAGTTGGTGTTGACTGATGGCAGGGCGTTTTATGGCAGGTATGCAGAAAATGCGGCATACAGTCCGAGTCTATCCCCAATGAACAGTGTATTGAGTCAATTAGCTCTATCTGGAGAGCTCTTAGACGAAGCGAATGTAGAACGAATTACTTTGGTTGAAAGGGCAGGGTACGAGAATCAAAAATCCGTGGCGCAAGCTGTACTCACCAGCCTAAAAGGCAATGTGCCTCTTATTCACCACGTATTTTAG
- the udp gene encoding uridine phosphorylase produces the protein MEKVFHLGLTKADLQGAKLAIVPGDPERSKRIAQQLDNAICLAQTREFHIYLATIKEQPVVVCSTGIGGPSTSIAVEELAQLGIKTFLRIGTTGAIQPQIDEGDILVSTASVRLDGASQHFAPLAYPAVSDFHSTQAMVQACEFEGVPYHTGITASSDTFYPGQERYDTFSGYVSKAFQGSCEEWQKLNVMNYEMESATLFTMCAALGLKAACVAGVLVNRTRQEIPDVDHQLVEKRAVSVVIKAAEILLTQAK, from the coding sequence ATGGAAAAGGTATTTCACTTAGGGTTGACTAAAGCAGACCTTCAAGGGGCTAAACTCGCAATCGTACCAGGCGACCCCGAGCGCTCAAAGCGTATTGCACAGCAGCTAGATAATGCAATTTGCTTAGCGCAAACGCGAGAGTTTCACATCTACCTAGCGACAATCAAAGAGCAACCGGTCGTAGTATGCTCGACAGGCATTGGGGGTCCATCTACTTCAATTGCCGTTGAGGAGCTCGCTCAGCTTGGTATAAAAACTTTCCTTAGAATTGGTACAACTGGCGCAATCCAACCGCAAATTGACGAAGGTGATATCCTAGTTAGTACTGCATCTGTCAGATTAGACGGTGCGAGTCAGCACTTTGCGCCATTGGCTTACCCTGCTGTCTCTGATTTCCATAGCACACAAGCTATGGTGCAAGCATGTGAGTTCGAAGGTGTTCCTTACCATACAGGTATTACGGCATCGAGTGACACCTTTTATCCAGGTCAAGAACGCTATGATACCTTCTCAGGTTATGTCTCTAAAGCATTCCAAGGCTCATGTGAAGAGTGGCAAAAGTTAAACGTTATGAATTATGAAATGGAGTCGGCGACCCTTTTCACTATGTGTGCAGCATTAGGACTTAAAGCTGCGTGTGTCGCAGGCGTCTTAGTTAATCGTACTAGACAAGAAATCCCTGATGTTGACCACCAGCTTGTCGAAAAGCGTGCGGTATCAGTTGTTATTAAAGCGGCTGAGATATTATTGACACAAGCAAAGTAG
- a CDS encoding DUF2189 domain-containing protein produces the protein MPTSHSVDKNPEFARCLESNQIAALAPFHWLSLACKDIVRAPILSLVYGLVFSIIPAFIMWLVFQSGTHLVILPASVAFALIGPAFAAGLYDVAWELEKGHKPTLMHSLKSMFRNPAGEWGFAILLMVIMIVWMRLAALIHALYPNVPNPNFEQLSAFLALGSIVGGVLMMAVFAISAFTPQIMMERRVDIMTAVVSSIHAVGTNVPAMIVWGLTIVTLVIIGFLTGAAGFIIIMPLLSYASWHGYIAIIKTKKPRGYE, from the coding sequence ATGCCAACATCTCACTCAGTAGACAAAAACCCGGAGTTCGCACGGTGTTTGGAGAGCAATCAGATCGCCGCACTTGCACCATTTCACTGGCTGTCACTAGCGTGCAAAGATATTGTTAGAGCACCAATACTCAGTCTAGTTTACGGTTTAGTTTTTAGCATTATCCCAGCATTTATTATGTGGCTTGTTTTTCAGTCGGGTACGCATTTGGTTATTTTACCTGCTTCAGTCGCATTTGCATTGATTGGGCCAGCATTTGCCGCTGGGTTGTACGACGTCGCATGGGAGTTAGAGAAAGGGCATAAACCAACATTGATGCACAGCTTAAAGTCTATGTTCCGAAACCCTGCTGGTGAGTGGGGGTTTGCTATTTTATTGATGGTTATTATGATTGTGTGGATGCGCTTGGCTGCGTTAATACATGCACTCTATCCAAATGTACCAAACCCTAATTTTGAGCAGTTATCTGCTTTTTTAGCATTGGGTTCTATCGTTGGCGGTGTGCTTATGATGGCAGTGTTTGCGATTTCTGCATTTACACCACAGATCATGATGGAACGCCGAGTTGACATTATGACAGCGGTGGTGTCTTCCATTCATGCCGTTGGAACTAACGTACCAGCAATGATTGTTTGGGGCTTAACCATTGTGACATTAGTCATCATTGGGTTCTTAACAGGCGCAGCTGGTTTTATCATAATCATGCCTTTATTGTCGTATGCCAGTTGGCATGGCTACATTGCGATTATTAAAACTAAAAAGCCCAGAGGATACGAATAA
- a CDS encoding arginase family protein — protein MSNSKSQYLEKLENCLCPPGDGVFTVNTAKERKDALRQKLYGQTEGVEALWKDSLQKIDDSAHKAAILGISSDCGGGILRGANWGPLFLRSTLIEQQPQTSAFDLGDVRVIPHLLHDKYLNEGTISNCQKALYQDENSEYFVAPLSITEDVCDGFYKHYPDKGVFGIGGDHSISYPLTKAYLKAKREQGKRTAIIHFDAHTDLLVERLGIDLCFGSWCTHILEFLPAPHHLIQFGIRSSGKAKEHWEGTFGVKQHWAHEIREKGADAIVAGVIEQLKEDNVDELYVSFDIDALDEEFAAATGTPETGGLTPEEALTILKALAKEFPITGADMMEIAPFTDSSLAGQSSSETTLREGAKISAFLIDAMNKA, from the coding sequence ATGAGCAACAGCAAATCACAATACCTTGAAAAACTAGAAAATTGTTTGTGCCCACCGGGTGATGGTGTCTTTACTGTAAATACAGCTAAAGAGCGAAAAGACGCACTTAGACAAAAGTTATATGGCCAAACAGAAGGTGTTGAAGCGCTTTGGAAAGATTCTCTACAGAAGATTGATGATAGCGCGCATAAAGCCGCTATTTTAGGTATTAGCTCAGACTGTGGTGGCGGTATTTTGCGTGGCGCAAATTGGGGTCCACTTTTTTTGAGAAGTACTTTAATAGAGCAACAGCCGCAAACATCAGCATTCGATTTAGGTGATGTTCGTGTCATTCCTCACTTACTTCATGACAAGTATTTAAATGAAGGTACGATTTCGAATTGTCAAAAGGCGCTTTATCAAGACGAGAACAGTGAGTACTTTGTAGCACCGCTTTCAATTACAGAAGATGTTTGTGATGGCTTTTATAAGCACTACCCAGACAAAGGTGTGTTTGGTATTGGTGGTGACCACTCTATCAGTTACCCACTTACAAAGGCATACTTAAAAGCAAAAAGAGAACAGGGTAAACGTACGGCTATTATTCATTTTGATGCGCACACTGACCTACTAGTAGAAAGATTAGGTATTGATCTGTGCTTTGGCTCTTGGTGTACACATATTCTTGAGTTTTTACCGGCCCCACACCATCTTATCCAATTTGGCATCCGTTCAAGTGGAAAAGCGAAGGAGCATTGGGAAGGCACTTTTGGTGTGAAACAGCATTGGGCCCATGAAATTCGCGAAAAAGGTGCCGACGCGATTGTTGCAGGTGTTATTGAGCAACTAAAAGAAGACAATGTTGATGAGCTGTACGTAAGCTTTGATATTGACGCTCTTGATGAAGAATTTGCTGCGGCAACGGGAACACCAGAGACAGGCGGATTAACACCTGAAGAGGCGCTTACGATTTTAAAAGCGCTGGCTAAAGAGTTCCCAATTACAGGTGCTGACATGATGGAAATTGCGCCATTTACTGACAGCTCCCTTGCAGGACAATCTAGTTCGGAAACAACTTTACGTGAAGGTGCTAAGATTTCAGCATTCTTAATTGATGCGATGAATAAAGCATAA
- a CDS encoding transporter substrate-binding domain-containing protein: MTENFPKFQYLNGEGELVGTAVDKVKAVLDKSEINYRISVESWTTAYNTAARDDNTCIFSMAKNEIRGEKFNWIFPISKFTTSFYALKSSQISLEAIEDTKQYKVAVIKDNYSHQFLVKNGFIEGYNLVLINSFDRVFELLATRRKFVDLVILSDNQFEFKRQHEPLSELLEPVLTLQNLNTELYFACNKKLSPRVTKKIISSYEQLKVGQ, from the coding sequence GTGACCGAAAACTTTCCAAAGTTCCAATACCTAAATGGGGAGGGAGAACTGGTTGGTACTGCGGTAGACAAAGTTAAAGCGGTGTTAGATAAATCTGAGATAAATTATCGTATTTCTGTCGAGAGTTGGACGACAGCTTATAATACTGCTGCACGAGATGATAATACTTGTATCTTTTCAATGGCTAAGAATGAGATACGGGGTGAAAAATTTAATTGGATTTTTCCAATTAGTAAGTTTACGACCTCTTTTTATGCACTCAAGTCCTCGCAAATTTCCCTAGAAGCAATTGAAGATACAAAACAGTATAAAGTTGCTGTGATTAAAGATAACTACAGCCATCAATTTTTGGTCAAAAATGGGTTTATTGAAGGGTATAACTTGGTACTGATAAATTCATTTGACCGTGTGTTTGAGCTACTTGCAACGAGGCGAAAGTTTGTCGATTTGGTTATTTTAAGTGACAATCAGTTTGAGTTTAAACGCCAACACGAACCACTTAGTGAGTTATTGGAGCCTGTTTTGACTTTGCAGAATTTAAATACAGAGCTTTATTTTGCCTGTAATAAAAAGTTATCTCCCCGTGTAACTAAGAAAATCATATCAAGTTATGAGCAGCTAAAGGTCGGCCAGTAG
- a CDS encoding VF530 family DNA-binding protein has protein sequence MSTQQPNNPLHGVKLQDIVERLEAELGWEEMAQHVNVNCFKKDPSVKSSLKFLRKTPWAREKVEQLYLDTFHGFAWPTSPQNK, from the coding sequence ATGAGTACACAGCAACCAAATAACCCCCTTCATGGAGTCAAACTGCAAGATATAGTAGAACGGCTCGAGGCAGAGCTCGGCTGGGAAGAAATGGCGCAACACGTCAATGTAAACTGCTTTAAAAAAGATCCATCTGTTAAGTCTAGTTTAAAGTTTTTACGTAAAACCCCATGGGCCAGAGAAAAAGTTGAGCAGTTATATTTAGACACGTTTCATGGCTTTGCTTGGCCAACTAGCCCTCAGAATAAGTAA
- a CDS encoding DUF1496 domain-containing protein, with protein MSNAMYKINFLSFLILFLCCFPLNAKENSPRVFIDSPLRVCWFNSSQYSEGALIKQFDKLYVCSHKYANQPDSPLVWLKLDKEGMPKRLDLRGKIRVH; from the coding sequence ATGAGTAATGCCATGTATAAGATCAATTTTTTATCATTTTTAATACTTTTTTTATGTTGTTTCCCGCTAAATGCAAAAGAAAATTCACCACGGGTATTTATCGACTCACCGCTGCGTGTTTGTTGGTTCAATTCATCCCAATATAGTGAAGGCGCGTTAATCAAACAGTTTGATAAGCTTTATGTGTGCAGCCACAAATATGCTAATCAACCTGATAGCCCACTAGTTTGGCTAAAGCTTGATAAAGAAGGCATGCCTAAAAGGCTGGATCTAAGAGGTAAGATAAGAGTACACTAG
- a CDS encoding TIGR02647 family protein, which translates to MAFDTQLMAELELLAKFPRSSLHQGLKIHSSADQSILAAAERLFAKGVIDRPDGGYLTDLGHDLLAHIDQVHGALK; encoded by the coding sequence ATGGCATTTGACACTCAGTTAATGGCGGAACTAGAACTATTGGCAAAATTTCCAAGGAGTAGTTTACACCAAGGCCTTAAGATACATAGCAGTGCGGATCAGAGTATATTAGCTGCGGCAGAGCGGTTATTTGCGAAAGGGGTAATTGATAGACCTGATGGTGGATATTTGACAGATTTAGGCCACGATTTACTCGCCCATATTGACCAAGTTCATGGGGCATTAAAATAA
- the maiA gene encoding maleylacetoacetate isomerase, whose product MKLYTYFRSSAAYRVRIALNLKGIEHQLEAVNLLKSEQQQAPYTDKNPQGLLPAMETEQGTLAQSLAILEWLEDTHPDTPLLPSDPWQKAQVRNFSYAIACDIHPIDNLRVLKYLSGELNVTDEQKTTWYQHWIIEGFKKLEPTLGEGPFCFGEKPTLADLCLVPQVFNALRFKVDMTQFPKIAAVYEHCNTLEAFIKAAPENQPDAA is encoded by the coding sequence ATGAAACTATATACTTACTTTCGATCATCTGCAGCCTATCGTGTTCGCATCGCGCTCAACCTTAAGGGCATTGAGCATCAACTTGAAGCTGTTAATCTACTAAAATCTGAGCAACAACAAGCGCCATATACAGACAAAAATCCGCAGGGTCTTTTACCAGCAATGGAAACTGAGCAAGGCACTTTAGCACAGTCTTTAGCTATCCTAGAATGGCTAGAGGATACCCATCCAGACACACCACTTTTACCATCAGATCCTTGGCAAAAAGCGCAAGTTCGCAATTTCAGTTACGCCATTGCATGTGATATCCACCCTATTGACAACTTGCGAGTACTTAAGTATTTAAGTGGTGAATTGAACGTAACTGATGAACAAAAAACGACATGGTACCAACACTGGATTATTGAAGGCTTCAAAAAGTTAGAACCAACATTAGGCGAAGGACCATTCTGTTTCGGAGAGAAACCTACACTGGCAGATCTTTGCCTTGTACCACAGGTTTTCAATGCGCTTCGCTTCAAGGTAGATATGACACAGTTTCCTAAGATCGCAGCGGTTTACGAGCACTGTAATACATTAGAAGCATTTATTAAGGCGGCACCCGAAAATCAACCGGATGCAGCTTAA
- the hmgA gene encoding homogentisate 1,2-dioxygenase, producing MSTEFDYLTGFGNEFETEALPGALPVGQFSPQKVKYDLYAEQYNTTAFTAPRAENRRNWFYRIRPSVLQGEYQPMDNGLVRTGPITEVPTPPSMLRWNPVEVPAEKTDFIDGLITMAANGSANGQVGIGIHVYVANASMEGRYFYNADGELLFVPQQGELVLHTECGKLAIKPGEIAVIPRGLKFRVELISEQVRGYICENYGHPYILPERGPVGANGYTNERDFQYPVAAFEDLEGDFELVAKFNGNLFRCDIGHSPLDVVAWTGNSAPYKYDLSRFNVMNTVSFDHPDPSIFTVLTSPSSQEGVANVDFVIFPPRWMVAENTFRPPYYHRNIMSEFMGLIEGVYDAKEHGFVPGGMSLHNCMSPHGPEADVFEKASNAELEPQRYENTLAFMFESRYVISPTKYALEGKERQPNYSDCWKGIKKYYKGA from the coding sequence ATGAGTACAGAATTCGACTATTTGACAGGATTTGGTAACGAATTTGAAACCGAAGCCCTACCAGGTGCGTTACCAGTAGGACAGTTTTCACCGCAAAAAGTGAAATACGACCTATACGCTGAGCAATACAATACCACCGCATTTACTGCCCCTCGCGCTGAAAACCGTAGAAATTGGTTCTATCGTATCCGCCCTTCCGTTTTACAAGGCGAATACCAACCAATGGATAACGGTTTAGTCAGAACAGGCCCTATCACTGAGGTACCAACACCACCGTCGATGTTACGTTGGAACCCTGTGGAAGTACCAGCTGAAAAAACAGACTTCATTGATGGCCTGATTACAATGGCTGCAAACGGCAGTGCAAATGGCCAAGTAGGTATTGGCATTCATGTATACGTAGCCAATGCCTCAATGGAAGGTCGATACTTTTACAACGCAGACGGTGAGTTGCTATTTGTTCCTCAACAAGGTGAACTCGTACTGCATACTGAATGTGGCAAGCTGGCAATTAAACCTGGAGAAATTGCAGTTATTCCACGAGGCCTTAAATTCCGCGTAGAACTTATCAGTGAACAAGTACGTGGGTATATCTGCGAAAACTATGGCCACCCTTATATCTTACCTGAACGTGGACCGGTTGGCGCAAATGGATATACCAACGAACGTGACTTCCAATATCCTGTCGCTGCTTTTGAAGACCTAGAAGGTGACTTTGAGCTTGTTGCTAAATTTAACGGCAATCTATTCCGTTGTGATATCGGACATTCTCCACTGGATGTTGTTGCATGGACAGGTAACAGCGCACCATACAAGTATGACCTGTCTCGCTTTAATGTGATGAATACGGTCAGCTTTGACCACCCGGATCCTTCGATTTTCACAGTGTTAACCTCACCATCAAGTCAAGAAGGTGTAGCAAACGTTGATTTCGTTATCTTCCCACCACGTTGGATGGTCGCAGAAAATACATTCCGCCCTCCGTATTACCACCGTAATATTATGAGTGAGTTTATGGGGCTAATTGAAGGTGTATATGACGCCAAAGAGCATGGTTTCGTTCCAGGTGGCATGAGCTTACACAACTGTATGTCTCCACATGGCCCTGAAGCAGATGTATTTGAAAAAGCCTCAAATGCAGAGCTTGAACCTCAGCGCTACGAGAACACTTTGGCATTTATGTTTGAGTCTCGTTATGTTATTTCTCCAACGAAATACGCATTAGAAGGCAAAGAGCGCCAGCCTAACTATTCAGATTGTTGGAAAGGCATTAAAAAGTACTACAAAGGTGCATAA
- a CDS encoding MarR family winged helix-turn-helix transcriptional regulator: MSNSNILDISQFLPYQLVALSTKVSDDFAQVYGQEAGLTQAQWRVLSHVINIEFATAKQICELANMDKSTVSRAIKQLEEKQFLALTKHPEDKRATVVACTDKGVDLYKQLTPKAQEWEVSLLSNFSESEKSTLKMLIAKLSQSVDKS, encoded by the coding sequence GTGAGTAATTCAAATATTTTAGATATTAGCCAATTTTTGCCATACCAACTGGTCGCTTTATCGACGAAGGTAAGTGATGACTTTGCACAAGTCTACGGCCAAGAAGCGGGCTTAACGCAGGCTCAGTGGCGAGTCTTGTCACATGTGATCAATATTGAATTTGCCACAGCAAAACAAATTTGTGAGTTAGCTAATATGGATAAGTCCACGGTATCCCGTGCCATAAAGCAATTAGAGGAGAAGCAATTTTTAGCACTTACCAAGCACCCTGAAGATAAACGTGCAACGGTAGTGGCGTGCACAGATAAGGGGGTTGATTTGTATAAACAGTTGACACCTAAAGCACAAGAATGGGAAGTAAGTTTATTATCTAATTTCTCAGAAAGTGAAAAAAGCACACTTAAAATGCTTATTGCAAAACTATCACAAAGTGTTGATAAATCTTAG